The DNA segment ATGAGTATGAATGTGTTATTGAGAAAGAGAGAAATAGGAATGATGAGGGCAATAGGGCTTGGAAAAGATGAAGTTAAAAAGATGATAAGAGCTGAGGGAATATTTTATGGTATATCCTCTGCATTTTGGGGAGGGATAACAGGAACAATTTTTACCTATATAGTTTTTTTAATTTCTAGAAAAAGTCTTACAGATGGAATGACTTGGAGTTTTCCTATAGGTACCATAGTGCTTGTGATTTTAGTTACTGTTGGAGTCTGTATATTAGCTTCGATCAATGCATCTAGAAGAGTATTTTCTTCTAGTATTATTGATTCCATAAGGATACAGGAGTAGCAATCAAATGATAGTAAAATCCATAAGAATTATAGAGTAGACAAATAAGGAGTGTGAAGGGTTATTGCCTTTGCACTTCTTTTTTAGGTGTGTTTAATATTTATAGTTATATATTGAGATTTTATTTGAAAATGTTTATTGTTTTGAAGTTATATTACTTTAATGGTAAAATATATAAAGGATTCAAGAAAGAAGGGGTCAATATGAAAAGCTTTTGGGGGCTAATACCGAAATATTTAGTTAAAAATAAGAAAAGAAATTTTTTTGTAGCAATGAGTATAGTAATATCCATAACTTTAATAACTTCATTAAGTGTAATGCTTTCTACTTTAAAGGAGAATACAAAGGCTCGTTTAATTGATGATAGGGGCGGAGCATATGATGTAATTATGGATTAAAAAAATCAATACAAAAAAGAAGCAGAAGAATTGTGCAAAAATAATAGTAGTATTATTGAAAATTCAACCACATTTGTTTCTATGGGAAACAGTAAAATAAAAGATTCACAGTATTCTATTGATATTAATGGTTATGATAAAAAAGCTATAGATTTATTTAATTTTAAATTATTAAAAGGACGTTATCCAGAAAAACCTAATGAAATAGCTTTAGAAAATTGGGTAGTTAAAAAAATTAATCCTAATCTTGAAATAGGTGATAATATAAAATTAAACTTTAGATTAGGTGAGGGCAAGGAACAGCTGGAATTAAATAATGAATTTGTGCTAGTTGGAACTTTTGATCACACATTTAATCATAACACATTGAAAAATACTGCTAAAGCGTATGTCTGTAAAGATTTTGCCTTAGATAAGGTACCAAATAAATTTAGAAATTTTACTACTTATGTAAAGTTTAAAGAAAATATAGAACAGCAAAAGGGTTTTGATAAATTATCTTTACAGGCGGATCTAGAAAAAATTGCTATTGTTATAGATAGTATTAAACAATTTATGATGAAAGATATTAAAATATTAAAATTTATAAGTATAGTTTTATATACTATAGTATCTATCATATCTAGCATACTAATTTGTAATATATTTAATACGTCTATTCTTCAGAGAAATAAGGAATTTGGGATGCTTAGGGCTATAGGGGCTTCCAGTTCACACATAATAAAATTAGTTATGGGAGAGGGATTTTTACTAGGATTAATATTTATACCTTTAAGTATTTTTATTGGAAATTTTGTTTCTAAAGGAGCTATGACGTTATTTTCTGGTAATAATTATTTTAAATATTTATTTAGAATACCCAAGGAGGCGATTATCCTATCTTTTATTTTTGGTTTTATATCAATATTTTTGGGAACATATTTTTCTGCTAAGAAAGCTTCTAAAGTTTCTCCTATAGAAGCTGTAAACTCTAATGGGAATTTTAAGCTTAAAGGTAATAGGTTAAAGGAAAAAAACTCTATTCTTAAAGAAAAAAGCAAATTCACAAGAGATATGTCTAGAATTAATATCAACAGGAATAGAAAAAAGTTTATATCTACTGTAGTTTCTTTGAGTATAAGTATAATACTTTTTATGTTGGTAAATTATATAATAAATTGTTCGGATCCAGCAAGCACTTTAAAGAAAAAGATGGGTGGAGATTTTGTTATAGCTTGTAATGATTCATTTCAAGGAGCTTCAATAGAGGAGAAATATGTAAGAGATATAGAAAAATTAAAAGGAGTAAAAAACGTAGTAAAATCTAAAGAAACTAGTAATTTTATGATAGTACCATCAAATAAGATTACTGAAGAGGGAATCAAACTTCTAAAAAAATGGAGTAAACAATTCTCATATGTAAAAGAAAATTTAAATAAGAATATTTATACCTTTAAGTGTGAAGTACAAGGGTATGATAGAGAGGTTTTAGAAAAATTTAAAAACAGCATAGAAGAAGGAAATGTAGATTTTGATAATTTGAAAAAAAAACCTATGGTTTTATTAGCTCAAAACTTAAATAATAATAATGTTACTACTTTTAAAGTTGGAGATGCCGTAGAGATGAAAATACAAATATATGAAAATAAAGTACCTATATATATGAATGAACAAAAATTTATAGTTGGAGGTATACTTAAAGATGATGCAATTGTACCACAAGATGGTGCTATAACTACTACTATAATCATGGATAATGAATTACTTGAAGAAAATTTTAATATTCCAGGCTACCAAAGAGTAAGGATAAGCTTAGATAAGCACGGAGATTATGGTTATGTGGAAAACAAGTTAAAGGATATAGTAAAGAATTCAAGAGGAGTATCTTTAACTTCCTATAAGGAAGAACTTGAAAAAATAAAAAAATCTCGTATTAAAACTGCTGTAATATTATATTCAATTATATTTATTGTAGCACTTGTAAGTATTATAAACATATTTAATATAATGAGTATGAATGTAATGCTTAGGAAAAAAGAATTTGGAATGCTAAGGGCTATAGGAATGGCAAAGGATGAGGTGAACTCTATGATACGAAATGAGGGGCTAATTTATGGCATATATTCAACCATTTGGGGAGTATCTTTAGGAATCCTATTCACTTATTTATTTTACGTGGCAACTAGAAAAGTATTAATGGCAGGCATGGAATGGACAATATCTATATGGAATGTATTATGTACATCTCTTGCAGTGTTAGTTATATGCCTTCTTGCAGCCATAAATGCTTCAAGAAAAGTATATTCTGATAGTATAGTGGATTCCATAAGAGGAGTAGAATAAAAGTAGGGAGTGTGAAGGGTTGTTGCCTTTGCACTCTCTTTTTTTAATGTGTATTTAATATTTATAGTTATATATTGAGATTTTATTTGAAAATGTTTATTATTTTGAAGTTGTATTACTTTAATGGTAAAATATATAAAAAGATTCAAGAAAGAAGGGGGCAGTTTTATGAGCGCGGTACTAGAACTTAAAGATGTTCACAAATCATTTGGAAAAACGGAGATAATAAAGGGCATAAGCTTTGATGTAAAGGAAGGGGAGATATACGGATTTCTTGGAGCTAACGGAGCGGGAAAAACCACAACCATAAGGATGATAGTGGGACTTATTAAGCCTACATCTGGAAATATTTATATAAATGGATATGATGTGCAAAAGGATTTTGTAAAGGCTATTAGTTCTGTAGGGTGTATTGTGGAAAATCCAGATATGTACTTAGATTTTACTGGAAGGGAAAACTTAAATATGTTTGCAAAGCTTTATGGTAACGTGAAGAAAGAGAGAATAGATGAAGTTATAGAGATAATAGGTCTAAAGGATAGAATAGATGACAAGGTTAAAAAATATTCTCTTGGAATGAAGCAGCGTTTAGGACTTGGGCAAGCGCTTTTACCTAATCCAAAGCTTTTAATATTAGATGAGCCTACTAATGGACTTGACCCCATTGGAATTGTGGATTTTAGAAACATAGTTAGAAATCTAGTTAAGGAAAATAACACTGCAGTATTTATATCTTCACATATTTTAGGGGAAATAGAGCAGCTTTGTGATAAGGTGGCATTTATTGATTATGGAGTGATCAAATCTGTAGAACTTACAAATAACCTTCACTTAAAAGATAAGGAAAAAATTCAGCTTAAGGTAAGGCATGAGGATATAGAAAGGGTTAAGAATATTCTGCAAGACAATAGCTTTGTTAAAAATATTGAGACACTGGAGGATAAATTAATATTAACTACTGACAAGGACTGCTATTCCATGCTCATTACTGTTCTATCCACTAGAGGCATTGAGATATTGGACATTAATAGAGCACATGGAAATCTAGAAAATAGATTTATGGAAATAGCAAAAGGGGGCAAATAACTTGGATTTTTTTAAGGTAGAGGTTTATAAAATCCTAAAGAATAAGAAATATTTAATCTTTATTATAGGACTGTTAGTTTTATTTATCTTTAAAACCTATGGGTTATATGGGGATGCGAAAAGTGAAAGACCTCAGATAAAAATTAAGAACAACGAAAAGCTTCTAGTGGAGTATAAGGCAAAATTAAAGGAGGATGGAATTAAAGAGGAGGAAATAAAAACCTATAAACTTAAGATAAAGAGCTTGGAAAGAGAAAATAAGGAACTTTCAGAGGAGATAAAAAAACCTAACTACAATTGGAAAGAAAAGCTTAAAAACAAAAATAAAGCATTAAAGAAGGAAAGAGAAGAATACAAAATAGCTATGGATTATAACGAAGTTGAGAGGATAAACGGAGAGATTCTTCTAAATGAGCATTTACTTAAGGAGAATATGGAGCCTCAGCCCTTATACAAAATTTATTCCTTTAGAGCCATGAAAGACCTTATGGGATTTATTAATGTGATTTTTCTACCACTTTTAATAATAATATTAACTTACGACAGTGTAAGCTCTGAGATGCAGTATTCCACCATAAAATTAGCTATAACAAAACCCATAGGAAGAGTGAGATTTATAATAACAAAATTTTTAAGTGGGTTTTTAGTTTCTACCCTAACGGTTTTTATTATTGAAT comes from the Haloimpatiens massiliensis genome and includes:
- a CDS encoding ABC transporter permease; amino-acid sequence: MCKNNSSIIENSTTFVSMGNSKIKDSQYSIDINGYDKKAIDLFNFKLLKGRYPEKPNEIALENWVVKKINPNLEIGDNIKLNFRLGEGKEQLELNNEFVLVGTFDHTFNHNTLKNTAKAYVCKDFALDKVPNKFRNFTTYVKFKENIEQQKGFDKLSLQADLEKIAIVIDSIKQFMMKDIKILKFISIVLYTIVSIISSILICNIFNTSILQRNKEFGMLRAIGASSSHIIKLVMGEGFLLGLIFIPLSIFIGNFVSKGAMTLFSGNNYFKYLFRIPKEAIILSFIFGFISIFLGTYFSAKKASKVSPIEAVNSNGNFKLKGNRLKEKNSILKEKSKFTRDMSRININRNRKKFISTVVSLSISIILFMLVNYIINCSDPASTLKKKMGGDFVIACNDSFQGASIEEKYVRDIEKLKGVKNVVKSKETSNFMIVPSNKITEEGIKLLKKWSKQFSYVKENLNKNIYTFKCEVQGYDREVLEKFKNSIEEGNVDFDNLKKKPMVLLAQNLNNNNVTTFKVGDAVEMKIQIYENKVPIYMNEQKFIVGGILKDDAIVPQDGAITTTIIMDNELLEENFNIPGYQRVRISLDKHGDYGYVENKLKDIVKNSRGVSLTSYKEELEKIKKSRIKTAVILYSIIFIVALVSIINIFNIMSMNVMLRKKEFGMLRAIGMAKDEVNSMIRNEGLIYGIYSTIWGVSLGILFTYLFYVATRKVLMAGMEWTISIWNVLCTSLAVLVICLLAAINASRKVYSDSIVDSIRGVE
- a CDS encoding ABC transporter ATP-binding protein, with amino-acid sequence MSAVLELKDVHKSFGKTEIIKGISFDVKEGEIYGFLGANGAGKTTTIRMIVGLIKPTSGNIYINGYDVQKDFVKAISSVGCIVENPDMYLDFTGRENLNMFAKLYGNVKKERIDEVIEIIGLKDRIDDKVKKYSLGMKQRLGLGQALLPNPKLLILDEPTNGLDPIGIVDFRNIVRNLVKENNTAVFISSHILGEIEQLCDKVAFIDYGVIKSVELTNNLHLKDKEKIQLKVRHEDIERVKNILQDNSFVKNIETLEDKLILTTDKDCYSMLITVLSTRGIEILDINRAHGNLENRFMEIAKGGK
- a CDS encoding ABC transporter permease, producing MDFFKVEVYKILKNKKYLIFIIGLLVLFIFKTYGLYGDAKSERPQIKIKNNEKLLVEYKAKLKEDGIKEEEIKTYKLKIKSLERENKELSEEIKKPNYNWKEKLKNKNKALKKEREEYKIAMDYNEVERINGEILLNEHLLKENMEPQPLYKIYSFRAMKDLMGFINVIFLPLLIIILTYDSVSSEMQYSTIKLAITKPIGRVRFIITKFLSGFLVSTLTVFIIEFFMFVIIGLVFNGGNPSYPVVIGTKYHVDELERVTAIVGSSYINPVYKYLIQLLILQLMCIFIYCSFGILISTLFKNNVASLMVSSIIIFCLNMATFILPQESLSKIYPYLFTTYGDGNSLIEGVINLNLSATNINIKLGVGICILYGVAFIAIATNYFNKKDIVV